From the Anas platyrhynchos isolate ZD024472 breed Pekin duck chromosome 27, IASCAAS_PekinDuck_T2T, whole genome shotgun sequence genome, one window contains:
- the NFASC gene encoding neurofascin isoform X2 has protein sequence MSKMVLHRPHLTCAGIAFALYFQHLVSAIEVPLDLPQPPTITKQSVKDYIVDPRDNIFIECEAKGNPVPTFSWTRNGKFFNVAKDPKVSMRRRSGTLVIDFHSGGRPEDYEGEYQCFARNDYGTALSSKIHLQVSKSPLWPKEKVDVIEVDEGAPLSLQCNPPPGLPSPVIFWMSSSMEPIHQDKRVSQGQNGDLYFSNVMLQDAQTDYSCNARFHFTHTIQQKNPYTLKVKTKKPHNETSLRNHTDMYSARGVTETTPSFMYPYGTSSSQMVLRGVDLLLECIASGVPAPDIMWYKKGGELPAGKTKLENFNKALRISNVSEEDSGEYFCLASNKMGSIRHTISVRVKAAPYWLDEPQNLILAPGEDGRLVCRANGNPKPAIQWLVNGEPIEASPPNPSREVAGDTIVFRDTQIGSSAVYQCNASNEHGYLLANAFVSVLDVPPRILAPRNQLIKVIQYNRTRLDCPFFGSPIPTLRWFKNGQGNTLDGGNYKAHENGSLEMNMARKEDQGIYTCVATNILGKAEAQVRLEVKDPTRIVRGPEDQVVKRGSMPRLHCRVKHDPTLKLTVTWLKDDAPLYIGNRMKKEDDGLTIYGVAEKDQGDYTCVASTELDKDSAKAYLTVLAVPANRLRDLPKERPDRPRDLELTDLAERSVRLTWIPGDDNNSPITDYIVQFEEDRFQPGTWHNHSRYPGSVNSAVLSLSPYVNYQFRVIAVNDVGSSLPSVPSERYQTNGARPEINPTGVQGAGTQKNNMEITWTPLNATQAYGPNLRYIVRWRRRDPRGSWYNETVKTPRHVVWNTPIYVPYEIKVQAENDFGRAPEPDTVIGYSGEDYPKAAPTDVRIRVLNSTAIALTWTRVHLDTIQGQLKEYRAYFWRDSSLLKNLWVSKKRQYVSFPGDRNRGIVSRLFPYSNYKLEMVVTNGRGDGPRSEIKEFPTPEGVPSSPRYLRIRQPNLESINLEWDHPEHPNGVLTGYNLRYQAFNGSKTGRTLVENFSPNQTRFTLQRTDPISRYRFFLRARTQVGDGETIVEESPALLNEATPTPAATWLPPTAVDLASPTATPTTPTTTTTTTTTTATTTDTTTTTPAATTLPATTAASTTTTTERAPAATTKQELDTNGSSIWDIRALANSNWANITWSHNYSAGTDFVVKYITSNKTEKSIPVKAQTPSSVQLANLTPGMVYKLWVFPIWSSPSEHSYITFTTSSAYTKNHVDIATQGWFIGLMCAIALLVLILLIVCFIKRSRGGKYPVRDNKDEHLNPEDKNVEDGSFDYSDEDNKPLPNSQTSLDGTIKQQESDDSLVDYGEGGEGQFNEDGSFIGQYTVKKDKEETEGNESSEATSPVNAIYSLA, from the exons AGTCTCCCCTGTGGCCCAAGGAGAAGGTGGATGTGATCGAGGTCGATGAAGGTGCTCCGCTGAGCCTGCAGTGCAACCCGCCGCCCGGCCTGCCCTCTCCCGTCATCTTCTGGATGAGCAGCT CCATGGAGCCCATCCACCAGGACAAGCGCGTCTCCCAGGGCCAGAACGGCGACCTCTACTTCTCCAACGTCATGCTGCAGGACGCCCAGACCGACTACAGCTGCAACGCCCGCTTCCACTTCACCCACACCATCCAGCAGAAAAACCCCTACACCCTCAAGGTGAAAACCA AGAAACCCCATAACGAAACGTCCTTACGAAATCACACTGACATGTACAGTG cCCGAGGGGTTACGGAAACGACGCCCAGCTTCATGTACCCGTACGGGACCTCGAGCAGCCAGATGGTGCTCAGGGGGGTGGACCTGCTGCTGGAGTGCATCGCTTCAGGAGT ACCAGCACCAGACATCATGTGGTACAAGAAAGGAGGTGAGCTCCCCGCAGGCAAGACCAAGCTGGAGAACTTCAACAAGGCTCTTCGGATCTCCAACGTCTCGGAGGAAGACTCCGGGGAGTATTTCTGCTTGGCCTCCAACAAGATGGGCAGCATCCGCCACACGATCTCGGTGAGAGTGAAGG CTGCTCCGTACTGGCTGGACGAGCCCCAGAACCTCATTTTGGCCCCTGGTGAGGACGGCAGGCTGGTTTGCCGAGCCAACGGGAACCCCAAGCCCGCGATACAGTGGCTGGTGAACGGGGAGCCCATAGAAG CGTCTCCGCCCAACCCGAGCCGCGAGGTGGCTGGAGACACCATCGTGTTTCGAGACACCCAAATCGGCAGCAGTGCCGTGTACCAGTGCAACGCGTCCAACGAGCACGGCTACCTCCTGGCCAACGCCTTCGTCAGCGTCCTGG ATGTGCCACCACGGATCCTGGCTCCTCGCAACCAGCTGATCAAAGTCATCCAGTACAACAGGACCCGGCTGGACTGCCCCTTCTTCggctcccccatccccaccctgcGCTG GTTTAAGAACGGCCAGGGGAACACGCTGGACGGAGGGAACTACAAGGCGCACGAGAACGGGAGCCTGGAGATGAACATGGCTCGGAAGGAGGACCAGGGCATCTACACCTGCGTCGCCACCAACATCCTGGGCAAAGCGGAGGCCCAGGTTCGCCTGGAAGTGAAAG ACCCCACCAGGATTGTGCGAGGCCCCGAGGACCAGGTGGTGAAGAGGGGCTCCATGCCTCGCCTCCACTGCCGCGTCAAGCACGACCCCACGCTGAAGCTCACGGTCACCTGGCTGAAGGACGATGCGCCCCTCTACATTGGAAACAG GATGAAGAAAGAAGACGACGGTCTGACAATATATGGCGTGGCGGAAAAGGACCAAGGCGATTACACCTGCGTAGCCAGCACGGAGCTGGACAAGGATTCAGCTAAAGCCTACCTCACTGTCCTAG CAGTCCCTGCTAACCGCTTGAGAGACTTACCTAAAG AGCGCCCCGACCGGCCGCGGGACCTGGAGCTGACGGACCTGGCCGAGAGGAGCGTGAGGCTGACCTGGATTCCCGGCGATGACAACAACAGCCCCATCACAG ACTACATCGTGCAGTTCGAGGAGGATCGCTTCCAGCCCGGCACCTGGCACAACCACTCCAGGTACCCCGGCAGCGTCAACTCGGCCGTCCTGAGCCTCTCCCCGTACGTCAACTACCAGTTTCGGGTGATTGCCGTGAACGACGTGGGCAGCAGCCTGCCCAGCGTGCCCTCCGAGCGATACCAGACCAACGGGGCGC GACCTGAAATTAACCCAACAGGAGTTCAGGGAGCAGGgacccaaaaaaacaacatggaGATAACCTGGACG CCCCTGAACGCAACGCAGGCGTACGGGCCCAACCTCAGGTACATCGTGAGATGGAGGCGCAGGGACCCGCGCGGGAGCTGGTACAACGAGACGGTGAAGACCCCGAGGCACGTGGTCTGGAACACCCCCATCTACGTCCCCTACGAGATCAAAGTGCAGGCAGAGAACGACTTCGGCAGAGCACCAGAGCCTGACACCGTCATCGGCTACTCGGGGGAAGATT ATCCCAAGGCTGCGCCTACGGATGTTAGGATAAGAGTTTTAAACAGCACTGCCATTGCCCTGACGTGGACCCGCGTGCACCTGGACACCATCCAGGGACAGCTTAAGGAGTACAGA GCCTATTTCTGGAGAGACAGTAGTTTGCTGAAGAACCTGTGGGTCTCCAAAAAACGGCAGTATGTGAGTTTTCCTGGAGACCGAAACCGGGGCATAGTGTCCCGGCTGTTTCCTTACAGCAACTACAAGCTTGAGATGGTTGTAACCAACGGCAGAGGAGATGGGCCTCGCAGCGAAATTAAGGAGTTCCCCACCCCAGAAGGAG TGCCCAGCTCCCCCAGGTATTTAAGAATCCGACAGCCAAACCTGGAAAGCATCAATCTGGAGTGGGATCACCCAGAGCATCCCAATGGAGTCCTCACAGGATACAACCTTAGATATCAAGCCT TTAACGGATCCAAAACGGGCAGGACCCTGGTAGAGAACTTCTCTCCCAATCAGACAAGGTTCACCCTGCAGAGGACGGACCCCATCTCGCGCTACCGATTCTTCCTGCGCGCACGGACCCAGGTGGGGGACGGAGAAACCATCGTGGAGGAGTCGCCAGCCCTGCTGAACGAAG CCACGCCAACCCCAG CCGCGACCTGGTTGCCTCCAACCGCAGTCGATCTCGCCAGCCCTACGGCAACCCCAACCACTCCAACTACCACAACTaccacaaccaccaccaccgccaccaccaccgacaccaccaccaccactccaGCCGCCACCACCCTGcccgccaccaccgccgccaGCACCACAACAACTACAGAGAGGGCTCCGGCAGCCACCACCAAGCAGGAGCTGG ACACCAATGGATCGTCCATATGGGACATAAGAGCTTTGGCTAATAGTAACTGGGCAAACATCACCTGGAGCCACAATTACTCTGCAGGAACTGACTTTGTGGTTAAGTATATCACCA GTAACAAGACAGAGAAATCCATCCCCGTTAAAGCTCAGACCCCCTCCTCTGTGCAGCTGGCGAATCTGACGCCGGGGATGGTGTACAAGCTGTGGGTATTCCCCATATGGTCTAGCCCCAGCGAGCACTCGTACATAACCTTTACCACCAGCTCAG CCTACACCAAGAACCACGTGGACATCGCGACCCAGGGCTGGTTCATCGGGCTGATGTGTGCCATCGCTCTCCTGGTCCTCATTCTGCTGATCGTTTGCTTCATTAAGCGGAGCAGAGGAGGGAAGTACCCAG TGCGAGACAATAAAGACGAGCACCTGAACCCCGAAGACAAGAACGTGGAGGACGGCTCCTTCGACTACAG CGACGAAGACAACAAGCCCCTGCCCAACAGCCAGACGTCCCTGGACGGCACGATAAAGCAGCAGGAGAGCGACGACAGCTTGGTGGACTACGGCGAGGGGGGCGAGGGGCAGTTCAACGAGGACGGCTCCTTCATCGGGCAGTACACGGTGAAGAAGGACAAGGAGGAGACGGAAGGCAACGAGAGCTCGGAAGCCACGTCCCCAGTCAATGCTATCTACTCGCTGGCATAG